TTGTTATATGGATTCATTCATCAATTACCACTTCCGGAAACCGTGCGGTTCGCGGCAGCGGCCGGTACGGCCAAGGTACAAAAACCAGGAAACTTGCACCCGTCGAAAGCAGATATAGAAGACTGCTTGAAAACGACGGTCATTGTGGGAACGGGGGAATAAGTCATGAGTAAAATTGTCGCCATTACAGCGTGCCCTACAGGAATTGCTCATACATTCATGGCGCAAGAGGCTTTGCTTCAAGCGGCGAAGGAAATGGGCGTCGATATCCGCGTGGAGACGCAGGGCGCTGGTGGATCAGAAGATACGTTGACAGAGGACGAGATCAGCGCAGCAGATGCTGTGATTATCGCTGCGGATAAAAAGGTTGAGTTGGATCGCTTTGTCGGGAAGAAAGTACTGCAAACTTCGGTCACAGCGGCGATTAAAGATGCCAGAGCCTTGATTGAGGAGTCGGCGACCGCGCCGGTTTATGGACAAACTTCGGCGGACGGGGATGCGACGGGCGAGTATCTGTCGAGTATCCAAGAACAAAAAGATGCTCGTAAATCTGGGCAACCCGCGTTCTACCGCCACTTGATGAACGGCGTGTCGAACATGTTGCCACTGGTGATTTCCGGCGGTATTTTCATCGCGTTGTCCGTGGCGATCGATCTCAATCAAAAAGAGTCTCTATCCCAAGCGTTTAACAATATTGGGAGTGGCTCGGCATTCGCATTGTTTGTACCGATTTTGGCAGCCTTTATTGCACAGTCCATCGGCGATAGGCCAGCGTTTGCCGCAGGTCTGGTCGGTGGCTGGATTGGTACACAAGGTGCTATGTACGGTGAGCCCAACGCGAGCGCTGGTTACATCGGCGGCATTATCGCCGGATTCCTCGCAGGCTACTTGACGTTGGGGCTGAGAAAACTGATTCGCGTCCCACGCACCCTGGAAGGCGTCAAAACGGTGCTCATTATGCCTGTGCTCACAGTCGGGATTACAGGACTCTTGATGATTTACGTACTTGGGCATCCGATTGCTGCACTGATGCACGCGATTTCGAATGGGCTAACGCACATGGGGGCGAGCGGGTCGATTGGACTCGGGTTACTGCTC
Above is a genomic segment from Alicyclobacillus acidoterrestris containing:
- a CDS encoding PTS fructose transporter subunit IIC translates to MSKIVAITACPTGIAHTFMAQEALLQAAKEMGVDIRVETQGAGGSEDTLTEDEISAADAVIIAADKKVELDRFVGKKVLQTSVTAAIKDARALIEESATAPVYGQTSADGDATGEYLSSIQEQKDARKSGQPAFYRHLMNGVSNMLPLVISGGIFIALSVAIDLNQKESLSQAFNNIGSGSAFALFVPILAAFIAQSIGDRPAFAAGLVGGWIGTQGAMYGEPNASAGYIGGIIAGFLAGYLTLGLRKLIRVPRTLEGVKTVLIMPVLTVGITGLLMIYVLGHPIAALMHAISNGLTHMGASGSIGLGLLLGLMMAFDMGGPFNKVAYFFAVGLLPTGTPEAQTIMAAVMGAGMVPPLAMALSTFISKHKYTPDERDAGKAAIILGACFITEGAIPFATRDPLRVIPSIMVGAAITGALTMVFKVTSPAPHGGIFVFWLIGHWYLYVIAILIGAIIAGVMASMLKKRVA